In one window of Sphingomonas mesophila DNA:
- the pal gene encoding peptidoglycan-associated lipoprotein Pal, whose amino-acid sequence MKKLAKVLMIAAPAFVLAACSSSSDNANANANANAGQFGGMTAEDLQTRYNTVYFGFDSYAVEGEYQQLLDAHAAYLTSANGKVTVAGHADERGTPEYNIALGQRRADAVKNYLATKGANQVSTVSYGEEKPAVLGHTEADYAKNRRAVLEY is encoded by the coding sequence ATGAAAAAACTAGCTAAAGTATTGATGATTGCGGCACCAGCATTCGTATTAGCAGCTTGCAGCAGCTCATCAGACAATGCTAACGCAAATGCTAACGCAAACGCAGGTCAATTCGGCGGTATGACTGCTGAAGACTTACAAACTCGTTACAACACTGTGTACTTCGGTTTCGATAGCTACGCAGTTGAAGGTGAGTACCAACAACTTTTAGATGCACACGCTGCATACTTAACATCTGCAAACGGTAAAGTAACTGTTGCTGGTCACGCTGACGAACGTGGTACTCCAGAGTACAACATCGCATTAGGTCAACGTCGTGCAGACGCAGTTAAAAACTACTTAGCAACTAAAGGTGCTAACCAAGTTTCAACTGTTTCTTACGGTGAAGAAAAACCGGCTGTGTTAGGTCACACTGAAGCTGACTACGCTAAAAACCGTCGTGCAGTATTAGAATACTAA